The sequence GCAATAATAGATGGATTAAGTTTTTCATCTTTTGGTCCTACTGGAATGGAATTATCAATAAGAGTTTCTAGAGTAAATGAGAAAAATGAAGCAATTGGAAAATATTTAACTTCTATTGGTTTTGCAATGGTATTAGGCCCTTTATTATGCAGCATTTTCATTTCATATTTTCCATATAATAAAATTTTTTTAATCTCTACATTTTTCTCAATTTTTGGATTATTATTTTTATTATTTGGAATAGGGAAAAATGATTTTTCACAAGAGAAAGTAAATATTAGAAAAATAAATATCATATCTTCTTTAAAGAGTATTGTGAAAACTAAGAATCTTATGCTTCTGTATATTTCAACTTTACTATTTGCTATGTGTCAAGGAGTTTATAATACTCTTTTTTCAATTCATTCTAAAAATAATATAGGGTTGAATGACTCGATTATTGCTTTTCTTTTTACTATAAACGGATTATCAAACGCTCTTATTAGAATTCCATCTGGAAAAATTATTAGTAGATTTGGTAAGAAAAAAATTATTTTAATAGGGATGGTACTAATTTCTTTAATGTTTTTCATAATATCTATAACAAATGACGTATCACTTCTATTATTAGCAATGATTATGTATGGGATAGGATGGGGTATGAGAGCAGTCGCTACTGCTTCAATGGTAGGTGAGTCGACTTCTGAAACTCTTAGAGGAATTGCATTAAATATTTTCTGGAATATGTTTGACATAGGTACTGTAATTGGAGCTATGTTTGGTGGATCATTAGCTTCTTTTCTTTACATGAGTTTTATATTTAGTATTTGCTGCATAATAATTTTGATTGGTATAATTCTTGTTATTTTAGTAAAAGAAAAATAAATTTCCTTTATTTAATATATAAAATTTTGTAAAGAAAAATAACTTCTTAAATAATTGAAAATGAGAATCTATATACTTAAAGAGAATTCAGTTCTTTAAGTAGATTTTCAGAAAACTTATATTGAATTTCAGTAATAAAATTTTTAATTTTATTACTTCATCATTTTTTAGACTTTAATTATTTTTAAAAGATTATATTTTTCTTAAATATTAAATTTTGGCAATATGATGGTAAAAATAGACTATCATGTTCATACAGAGTATACATGGGATGCTAAAGGAAATGTTGAAGATTATTGTAAAATTGCAGAACATAAAGGGATTGAGGAAATAGTTTTTACTAATCATTTTATTCCATTTTTGCTTAATGTTCCTAAAGGAAGTATAACAAAAGATGGAATAGAAAAGCATTTTAAGGAAATCGAAGAAGCAAGAAAAAAATATAATTTGAAAATTAAAATTGGTTTAGAAATAGATTATAATATTGCATATGAGAAAATAATTGAAAATATTCTAAATGAATATCAATTTGATTTTATCCTAGGCTCAATCCATTTTATAGATGGAATAGATATTATAGGAAGCCAATCATCTATGTTTTTTAAAGATAAAAATATGAATGAAGCATATGAAAGATACTTCTCAGAATTAAAGAAAATTGTTAAGAGCGGTTTAATAGATGTTCTTGCTCATCCAGATTATATTAGAAGGAGTGCTATAAAATATTATGGAGAAGATTTTATTTTTGAAGATAATAAAAATATTATTGAAGAACTTCTAGATTTAATGATTAAAAATGATGTAGGATTAGAAATTAACACTTCTGGATATAGGCATGGCTTAAATGATTCTTTCCCAAAATTAGAATTTTTAAAATTTTGCTTTAAAAAAGGTTTAAGAAAAATTACAATAGGCTCTGATGCTCATTCACCTGAATATTTAACAATATTTCTTGAAAAAGGCATTGAAAAAATCAAAAATGTTGGTTATAATGAAATATGTATTTTTAATAAAAGGAAGCCCTCATGGGTTCCTATAGAAAGTATAGTTTCAGATCTTTAAATTCTATTCTAAAAAACTATTCTTTTATTTCTTCTTTAAAATTATGTTTACATACTTTACATGTACAATAAACAGTAAAAGATGTTTCTCCTAA is a genomic window of Nitrososphaerota archaeon containing:
- a CDS encoding MFS transporter → MKIANFYLMIILPFIFWTARYLINPIFPLYLINIGASKFQIGIIIAIPSLICIFTRVLFGFALSKYGGLRIIFYAFLAQIVSFFLYFLINNPSWLYLVAIIDGLSFSSFGPTGMELSIRVSRVNEKNEAIGKYLTSIGFAMVLGPLLCSIFISYFPYNKIFLISTFFSIFGLLFLLFGIGKNDFSQEKVNIRKINIISSLKSIVKTKNLMLLYISTLLFAMCQGVYNTLFSIHSKNNIGLNDSIIAFLFTINGLSNALIRIPSGKIISRFGKKKIILIGMVLISLMFFIISITNDVSLLLLAMIMYGIGWGMRAVATASMVGESTSETLRGIALNIFWNMFDIGTVIGAMFGGSLASFLYMSFIFSICCIIILIGIILVILVKEK
- a CDS encoding histidinol-phosphatase produces the protein MMVKIDYHVHTEYTWDAKGNVEDYCKIAEHKGIEEIVFTNHFIPFLLNVPKGSITKDGIEKHFKEIEEARKKYNLKIKIGLEIDYNIAYEKIIENILNEYQFDFILGSIHFIDGIDIIGSQSSMFFKDKNMNEAYERYFSELKKIVKSGLIDVLAHPDYIRRSAIKYYGEDFIFEDNKNIIEELLDLMIKNDVGLEINTSGYRHGLNDSFPKLEFLKFCFKKGLRKITIGSDAHSPEYLTIFLEKGIEKIKNVGYNEICIFNKRKPSWVPIESIVSDL